tactaaattgaaactaaatagatatttagaaggagtaggcaGTCCttgaccaaaattgtaaatttcataatcctcggggtaagggtttggttcccAGGTCGATCCAAATTTATCATAgtgatatgttttctttatcatttgaaatacttcttGAAGTTTGCCGATATGgtatgaaaactaaatgcatatttaggaaaagcagaaaaggatttaccaaacttgtgaatttcgcaaccccagggtaTTGACTCAAGGATttgtccaaattagtcatattgtgttaatgttatgtatgtcatattatgtaaagccttttaTTACTATAGGCACCTTTGAgggcattttaagaaagatgtAATCTTAaaaaacttatacatgtactttttttaatatagtattcaaaacaagaaattttttctagaattCATAGGTTTTTGGATTAGTGATACTcataactaatactcaggtgaccgataaggcctgtggtaAGAACTCTTCaggcaaaataaaatttggtcaCATGACCAACTGGATATCGCATCCCAATAAAATTATCATGATGTTATCTTTCTTGATTGAGTGCAATACTTGTCTGTTGAGTGAAACAGAACAATGATTAAAGTGTTGTATTTTCAGGTTTTAAAACACTAGAAGTCATAGAAGGGAGAGCTGATGCTTATGTACACACCACAAGAATAAAGAAGTGGGATATATGTGCTGGGAATGCCATTTTATCTGCATTTCATGGGAAAATGACTACTTTAGAAGGGGCATTCATAGACTACTCTTCTCGAAAAGAAGTGAGAAATAATGATGGTTTGTTAGCAACTCTTTAtgatcattacaaatatttagaACAACATGTCGCCAAACCAATGGAGCACAACAAAGATATAAGGTAGTGGAAGATTTAGCGTGAGATGGTGGAAGCCTCAGCATAGGAGGAAGATAGAGCATCAAAAGGTGGAAGATTCAGCAGGACTTGTTATCCAGTGATATTTGTATGCATCAAGAAACACGCCATTCATCTTTCTCATAAGTGTAGATGTTTCAGTTTAAATGTATTGTGTGTATGAGAGTTCATATACGGAGGACATGTGTAGTTGATAAGAGTGTTGAGAAGCctttttgaaagggtttgatgTACATAATGATTATATTGTGACAAATCAGAGCAAAATATTAGCTCCAAAACTGTAGCTCTCGGGGGGAACAATTGCAATATATATTTACCAAAGAGGAACAAATCTACCCCCTATAGAAACCTTTGGTTTTACAGTGCAGCTTTTTCTGCACATGAATGAGGTCTTATGTTGCTGTATTCTTATGTTGCTGTCTCAAAATTATGATGTGAAAACAATCCTAATATTTTTTCTTGCTGTATTTGTGTTAAAACATACCTAAATCATTCATTCAGTCGTTTTGTTTGTTGACAAAGTAAATCCCCTTTTCCCCAGAGCTACAGTAAAATAAACAATCCTCAGGGAACGAAGTAGACGCCAAAAGGTAGCGTGAGACGATGTATAATTAATGCTTTATGATTTCTTCTGTATGGAAAACTTTAGCTTGGTTTTATTTAGCAATTGTTTTGAAGATTCTTTCAATTTGCATTGCCAAATTTGAAGTTAAGTAGGTATCACTGCAACAAACAGTTTTAAATTTAGTGGATTCTCAAATTGTAATCACTAGTCTAGGGTTATTGGTacctttcatttttttaaatctgcaCAATTCTACGTTCACCAAAAATAGTCCGTAAACAGCGGTatgaaatttttcatattttgtatgcaaaGAAAATTCTGTCATTTATGAAGAAAAGATGATTTAAGACAATCAGGCAAAAGTTCATAAGATTCTGAATGAAAGACTGATTGATGCTTTTGTGTATTGAATccatttgtatattgtttgtgtATCTACAGGTCAGAGTGATTGTAATAATGGTAGCAAATTTTTAATATACCAGTGTTTACCaatatttataaacaatatGTCCAAAGGTATTGTTGTATGCACAGCAACAAAATTGTAGATGGAGTGGGGGTTATATATTGGAATCAGGTTGTTAGTCTGTCTTTAACCGCAATTGTTTCCAGGCTCTTAAAAAACTAATAGCATTGTCTCTCCACTTGAATGAATCTTTATACACGGACTTAGTATGAATGAGGAGGATGTGTCGGAttgattttagggtcaaaaggtcaaagatctAGCTCATTGGTCAAACggttttcctgactttttttcattacggatacagatattgccctgaaacttagtcacaagcttcctctcaaAGGAATACaatttcagtttgcatttctTTAGGgctgaaagtaggtcaaacagttttccagattttttggttatggatacaggtattgtCCTGAAATGTAGTCACAAccttcctctcagagaaatacagatccagtttgcatttcagcttagTGTgtgcactgtgacctactttatggctaaaagtaggttaaataGTTTccctggactttttctcattatggatacagatattgcactcaattttttttcatcacTGTCTGATGGGCACATGATGTACCATTTACAGTACTCTTGTTAGATAATATTTCTATCATCCTTTAAACTTTAAAGATTTGCTTGAAGGCCAGGGGTTAATAAATTATACTAGTATCCCTTGATTAGATAAATGAACTAAAAAAGTAATGCACTTTAGATTTTCAGAACACATATTCATTGTGGTCTAAGTTATGTTATTTACATCAGTTCCTGTAGTGTTGTAACTAAATGAATTACTTTACACTTCCACTGTGAACGCTGAACAGTTCCGTTCTGGTAAATGTGGATTTCATTATCGTTATTACCACATGTACTACCATTCCAatttaacaaaattttattatttttattggtGCCCCTTTTTGCGATattagtacatgtgtattatgcTTTAATTTGCATTGGGTTCATGAATCAAAATCATGATAAgaagtgtgaccttgacttctGTTCTTTTAACACTAAAATCTCTTTGAAGTTTTCTATTCTTTcatttgcatatttatttattatctaCATGCAGAtgctatattttctttttcattcatttgatacatataCATAACTATGCCTTGGCACCTGTGGTGcatttgggattttttttattagattattttatttttatgaattttttattaaagtccacaaaactgataaatataaagtaactttatagaatattaaatgaaaaattacaaaggttaatgtattatttatttcaatatttaaaattctTCGCTACAGATGGACATCTTACAAACTAACTGAATGCATAAATTTATGATGAATATAGTGGTCTCTACCAAAATAATGACACCATGGTTGGGGATTCTTGCCAGTGCATGTATGCCCAGTTTGGAGTTTCTGAACAGTTGAACTGCCAAACAGTACATTTCCTTTCCGTATAGTAAATCGTCAATAACACAGTATGTTCTTTATGAATAGTTAAATGCTTGTATAgtagttatttttattgatGTTATAGAGGTACAAGGTGCTAGATTTTGTTGTTGGattacatgttttatatgttGCAGGATGTTGATATGCTTTAATAGTTGCAGTTAACGATACTAGTCATAAGGGAATATTTGGTTGACGAGATGCATGTTATATTCTACTTGAGGACATTATGACCTAAGACTCTAGGTAATAATTGATGCATACATTTTTAAATGTCCGAAACATTCTGAAAACCTGAAAATTTGAACCCACCCTCTAATGTTATGTTGTGTACTATTTGAACAACAGATTGCAAAAGTATACAttgatttataaaaatattgaataatgTTCCAGTTATTGTGGAACCTGTATGAGGTTCGAGACTTTGTGCATCTTTTTATAGCTaactaattatatacatgtattatgtgaacaaaaatttaacatattttaaatctctggcatttgtttttcatttttctcaCTATTTGTGTAACTTTTTGATGTAAAGGTAAATGATATTAATGATAGAATAATTTTGGTCAAATGCATATTATTTAATTGGCCATTCTCACAAAAGTGATGTTACAGGGATGTTGGTACATGTGCATTTCTTAATCAATGCAAGCTGGTTTTTTCCTTAGTAACCACTGAAAATGTATGAAGTTGTGCATGTAATTAACAGTCTGGTATTCACAGTATTGTTTTTTGACAGAGCCTGTATGCAGTATGTGGGATGTTTATTTTCACAGTCTGGTACACATTGTTTTTCATAGAGCCTGTATACAGTATGTGGGATGTTTATTTTCACAGTCTGGTACACATTGTTTTTGACAGAGCCTGTATGTGGGATGTTTATCTTAACAGTCTGGTACGCAGTGTTTTTGACAGAGCCTGTATGCAGTATGTGGGATGTTTATTTTAACAGTCTGATACACAATGTTTTTGACAGAGCCtgtaccgtattttgccgaatataatacgcagtggtgtttaatacgcaccccccactatgagcctaaaagttggtgaaaaaacgcacttcgggtgtataatacgcagcaaaaattttgactaagcggtaatctttattttatacttggtgttaattttcacttaatgtttttgcagaaataatgaattctaaacaacgcacaataatttgcaaactttttgagatgaggtctacatcgcggtaatcttcaatgagaatcttcagggaaatatcaacccggacaagcctgttcatttcagcaaagcacgagattttgtagcattaaagtcttaactgactcgatatttcctttgttgaaacttaaaatcaatcaaatagccATTTCTTTACCCGGAGGGGGTATTTAACAAAAGCAGTGTACACAACAATGGCTTCGTAAAACACACGCTTTTACGCAAgaatagttatttcaaagattcaaataagtatttcattaaaaattaggcctattcataaaacttacagtaaacaaacttttagcaagtgacaaaattattttccaacaattttagcacgtgtcaaggcattattgtgtacacatgctttcaataatggcggcatgcgatgtaatgaatagtcagatccaatgcaatttgattggttgtttgtttcatgataattgaagtatttagatattgtatatatatcacattttctgcaattttacgtttctgtagtaattttcttgaggtcgaattttctacttaataaataggtgaacgtgaaaaggcgtacagtatccgaagccttggtctttgagtgaaatattacactacttaatcgccgagtttcatctggaaaaaaggtcaaaaacctattgtggtatataatacgcacccctttctggcacaaaaatattctctaaaaaaagtgcgtattatattcggcaaaatacggtataCTGTTTGTGGGATGTTTATTTCAACAGTCTGATACACAATGTTTTTGACAGAGCCTGTATGCAGTATCTGGGATGTTTATTTTACAGTCCACTTTTAAGCTGTGAAAAGAATTCATTGGTAAACCCAACACGAACAATGGAGTAAATGTTTCTTATGTTCATCTGTTTTAGTTCATTTGAGCTATAAGGTAGTGAACTTTTATGCTTGTTGAAGTTTGTCAATCATGTGTTTGTCTTTCAACTTTAATATCATGACTGGACCATTTTCAAGGAAACCCTTGATTCATCTAAAGTAAAGGATTGTTTGAGTAAAAGCCACACACACCATTCCAAGGGGAGGTAATTAAGATGGGGAAGACCGAGAAGAATCAGTATCTGATAGTTTTTTCAAACCATGACTACCAGTCAGATTAAAGGTTACAGGGCATTTTTAGCATGCATATAGTAATTATTGTCTGACTGATAACTAGAGAAACCCTTTCTGATAGTCATCAAACTTAATAGGCAGCTTGTTTATGATTTGTAAAGGAGcgttattgattttcaggtcaaaggttgTGGAAGATGATCTCTGTTGATTTGCAGGTGAAAAGTCAAAGGTCTTACTAACTTGCATACAGCCATTATCCAACTGATAAATAGAGAACCCTATACCTGATGGTTATCAAAAGCTTTGGCAGATTGATCATGCCTTGGAGATTGCAGGTTAAAAGGTTACGTTTTCTAAACATGAATTTCAATAACAAACATGTTTTGTTTCTCAATTTTATAGTATGCCAGCATTAGTTGAACTAGGTGTGTATTTCACACTCTCTTTTGAGAGAGCTGGTGCCAAGAAGGGGTCCAGATTCTGCTGTAGATATTGCTGTGTTCAGTCCAATGCCAAACAAGGTGCCACAATAAGGATCCAAAAGTTTACATGGAGTATTAGCGCGAGTTTTAAGAATATTCTGAAGAACAATTGCaacaatttatcaaattaatgagAAAGAATTCATATTACTACAAATTGAAGGCAATTTTAAGGTTTGTTGAATCATACGCTTttggcccccccccccccccccccccccccccccccccaagtttaTTTATATCCAGTCATTTGCAGAGTGGACTGGTGTTTGTCAAGTCATGATCTTggacatgaatgaaaattttatttctgctTGGGtaaggtggctcaggtgagcattATGGCcttttgttttattgtatacCTGTGatcttttttaaagatttaaattttttttcagtggTAATGGTTTTGTATTTTCAAGTAGTGAATGTATCATGTGTATGACAGATGTTGTAGGTGCTAGATCACGTGAAAACTAATTAGCTGTTTCAGATTCTATGCAAActttatagtatatatattacaatgcATATTTCTGTTTAGATTTTctgattgttttaaaattatgcCATACACGTATTTCACCAGGATAAGGTGTGTGAATTCTCTACTACATGGTTTCTGTAAATAGAATTGCAGTATTAAGACATTATAACCAGCATATCtttgtacaatgtattataGTCTGGTGGGATTGTCTTTCCTTTTGATTATGGTATAAAATGTGTATGATTATGCAGACTCTCAGCATTGGTGAACAAAATCATATTGACTTTATTGtcggtttttgttttttttttttttttttttatttcctgtCAAATGTTGACTGTACTTTATTGTTTTGAAGAAGATAATAAAAATGaacagtatttacatgtatatagctatAAAACTAGCAGATTGCACAGGTAAAAACTAGCAGATTACATAGGTACGCTGCTCAACAGTTCTCTATGTGCTTTATCGATAAATGACCAAAGGTTTGCATTCAAacatttgtactgatttgaaatAGGGCATAAATTCACAATCCTTGCAGAAATTGTTTACTACGAAAAGTAAGACATATACATAGTTTGGCAAAATTTCCATCAATATAATGCTAAACATTTTTGTGtagattttctgtttctcattAGATTACTaattatataacaaataaacAGTGCATAGCAGTTggttaatttataaatataattcatGTCATCAAGATAttcatataagaaataaatttcatttttgaaaatacacaaggtatgaATTGCGATGCTTTAGGCTatcatacttcatgaagcgtaCGCGTTAGCATTTCATAAAAAGTATACTGGTGTGACgcattgctgttcataccctggtgtattttcaaacattttaaccTTGGTTATATCTCTTATACCATTAGaggtaaagctttcatatttggtatgtgtattccCTGTGGCAAGgcctttccattgacaccaaaatatttgacctggtgaccttcacctacttttagaaaatttgaatataagcCACATTTTCAGATGGTTAGAGGTACTGCTTTTATATTTAGCATGTGCATtttttgtgagaagacctttccaatGATACCAAATTTGTTGACATTGACCTagtttttggaaatttaaaaaaaaaaaactactttgcatggtcatatcttttacaccaaagaggtagacctttcatatttggtatgtgtattccttgtggcaagacccgATTACAACAAATTGGAATTGCAAGACATTGTTGGTCAAGGTCAACAAATCTGGTATCGTTGGAAAGgtcttttcacaaaaaatgcaCATGCTTGGTATAAAAACAGTGCCTCTTacaatttgaaagatatggGTTATCGAACTTTCTAAAAGTTGGtcaaaggtcaccaggtcaaaagatcagtgtttcacaaacatcttctttatatttacactttactttcatttccaTTGGAATATTTCCAGCCGTAAATAGTAGTAGTTGTACTGTGttattatcaagattcatacatgcataTTCGTTCACATTCATGGTTATGAATGGCTATCATTTTGATTTGTGATGATATCgaaggtaaaaacattagaaatgtaaatatattgatacAGTATGTACATAACATGATGTATAATATACATCTACACTATACAAATCCCGCTCATCATACATGTTCTGTTAGACTACGTCAGGCTGTTCATTCCACGCGTTGAGTTTGCTCTCTTTTGAGGACATCGGACTATTAAGACTGCTGTTGAAAAACTTTGGAGCCGTTAATTTCTTTTCGTCTTTTGACGCTTTACTTTTGTCTTCTTTCACGTTATTCCGATTTTTAATCAGAGGCTCTGGCGTCCAGGCGAATGAAAATTCAGAATTAGCATCTTCTTCACCATAGTCACTGAACGAATCGTACATTGAAACCATATCCTCTGAATCGTTAGATGTCGCTGTGCGCTCCTCCGATGTGGAGTTACTGATTTTATGTGTCAGTTTAGGTTTGCCTCTCGCTTGTTCTGAAAGCTCACTGTACTGTTTTTGGATTGTAAAGGCAATTTTTATACCGGACAAGAAGTCGTCACCTTCATTTTCGCAAATATGCAGTGCTTCCATacaattttctgaatttttcaatattgcgtcattcaaacaaattttaaatcgAATGGGACTTTTGCACTGAAGTTCCAGGAGCGTTGCAGTGCAGTTTAGCGTCGCCGCCAATACGGACTGTTCTTCGATGACGCGGACACATTTCATGACGCTGGAATACGTGGACGCTATAATTGGCAATTCACCGAAAGTATGTCGGATCAATAGAGGGAATTGATCCTTCTTGTCAATTAGATCTTCAGTCTTCAACAATCCGCTGCCATTCTCTTCGCTTTCGAAAATCCTGTAGAAGCATCCCCCTTGCGTAACGTCAATTAAAACGCTCTCGTCTTTCTCGTCTGCACAGATGAGAATTTTGTCAGATGACCGAGTGCGCCCGTCATTTCGAATTTCATCATATTTGGTCTTTATTTGAGCACTTTGTTTGCGCTTCCCCTCGAACAATCCTCTGACGGTGAAAATTTCTCCACTCTTCACATGTCGTCTGACTATTCTTGGGGATTCATTACCAATTGCCACCAAAGACAAACAGCTCAAGCTCCTGGCAGAGAGAAACTGGTTGGCTTCGCTTTCAACTACCGATTCCAGTGTGGTGTCGGGTGTTGACTTTTCAGAGGGACTGTTTATTACTTGAAACCAGCCTACAGGTAAAATGTGTATGTCTATTCATTTGACTAAAAACTCTTcaattttttataaatatattcacGTGCATTTGAATCGACTTTAAAATTACAGGAGTGATATGATGAGGAAAAAGCTATGTCTTGGTTTTCATATAGTAATAAAATAAGATCACACAAGAAAGGAGTAGAAatcctttatttctttttttcctAATTGTGAAAACTGCTTATTTTCCTGAAGTAATATGTATTTCAAAGAAAAGATCTCGAGTTTATGATGACTTATATTTAAAGTTATTAACCATTATACGAATAGAGAAAAAAGTGAACAGTTACCCTCATAGTCCTCGGGGATGACATACTGTGGGTGTATTTCCGTGATCTGCCCAGACGAGGCTTCCCTCTGGAGACAACTCACCCGAATTTTCCGGGTCCACTTTCTAGAATGGAGCAATAAAGGTTCTGCCAGATCAAACCGAAACTGATCACCATGTTCAACAGTAGGTGTTGCGTCGCTACAACGCACAACAAGAGGAAGTTTAAAGTTATCTACGATATCGCCCAGTGTATAATTCTGGACACTCCACTGCATGTCCGAGAGGTCCACTCCATTGCTTTCTGTTCGCTTCAGGATGTTGGTCAGTTTTCGTTTGAACATTCGGAAAAGTCTACATCTATTCGTCAAAATTCGTTTCACTGTTGACTTTCAATAACAACAAATCCAGGGTTCCTCTTTGTGCAGTTGACGACGTTTTAATTCACTTGATGAAATAAATCGGTCTTTCGAAACGCCTCGATGAGCCTGTATTTTTTTCCatgcatttttgaaatatatcacaGGAAATTAGCATATGTATACTACCCAACCGGTATCGATATAAGAAATAATGTCCACATCATATCACGCACAACTTTACCTTTGTGAGACAATGTTAGGGATATCCACCAGGCATTTTATTTCAAGATTCACTGGAGATAAGAACGAGAATAGTGATAATAATTAGACAATTTACTGGAGGGCGTTTTGGTTGGATTTCTACAGGGAGCAGATAGGGTTATAATTGTGTGTACTGATCAGTGAGGTGTGTTACTTTACACACAACTGTCATTCAAACAAGTCATACAGGCTGTTTACATTATCATTCCAACTTCTGAAAACGAAATATTAGATCCGCCATCGGTGACGTTTTAGATGTACATGGGCTTTTTATTTTACCAATAGCAGTttatgactttgaaaattatGGTGTCAAACTTGACCAAGACATGAAAACAATtgaatctgatttttttttagtgaAGCTCGGATTTTATTTTGGGTAACTACTTgctgtaaccccccccccccttaattgctttgagtattttatatatattttactaaataaacaaatctCACAGAGAAACCGTAAAATAAACTCAGAGAAACCAGACTTTAGAATGACCGAAATTTATCTTTGTGACGTTTGGTGCGATGCGTCTATACTTCAGTTGATctgaagttgtttttttttttaaagctcacctgagctgaaaactcaagtgagcttttctgatcgcctgttgtccgtcgtttgtacgtctataaactttttacattttcgactttttttccagaaccactgggccaaacttgaccaaaagcgtcattgggtgaagggctttcaagtttgttcaaataagggtcatgcccctttcaaaggggagataatcacaaaaatgcaaatatagggtggggtaatttaaaaatcttcttctcaagaaccactggtccagaagagctgaaatttacatgaaagcttcctgacatagtgcagaatcaagtttgttaaaaccatgacccccggggtgggatggggccacaataggggatcaaagttttacatacaaatatatagggatatttttttttttaaatcttcttctcaagaaccacttggccaggaaagtataaatgtacataaaagcctcctaacatagtgcagattcaagtttgttaaaatcatgatccctggggggttgggatgggccacaataggagatcaatgtttcacatacaaatatgtagggaaaatcattaaaattcttctcctcaagaaccactgggccaggaaagtacaaatgtacatgacagcttcctgacatagtgcagattcaagtttgttaaaatcatggccctgggggtaggatggggccacaatagggatcacagttttacatacaaatatatagggaatttattttaaaatcttattctcaagaaccactgagccagaaatatgaaaacatgaaagcttccttatatagtgcagatattcaagtttgtcaaaatcatggtccccaggggtagggtggggccacaataggggacaaagttttacatacatatagggaaaatcattaaaatcttcttctgaagaatcactgggccagaaaagtttacatttacgtgAAATTCTTCCTGGCATAGttcagattaaagtttgttaaaatcatcccTCCCCCCTTTGGGGgaagagtggggccacaattggggatcagagttttacatacaaatatatagagaaaatctttttaaaaattcttctcaagaaccattgggccagcgaagtttacatttacatgaaagcttcttgacatagtgcagattcaagtttgtaaaaatcgtgACACCCGGGGTAGACTGAGGCCAcagtagggatcaaagttttacatgcaaatataatggggaaatctttaaatatgggccatggtgactcaggtgtgcgatgtggcccatgggcctcttgttatttctATGTTatccaaaatatacaaaaaaagaCATAAGTGGGA
This genomic window from Ostrea edulis chromosome 4, xbOstEdul1.1, whole genome shotgun sequence contains:
- the LOC125668439 gene encoding uncharacterized protein LOC125668439, translated to MFKRKLTNILKRTESNGVDLSDMQWSVQNYTLGDIVDNFKLPLVVRCSDATPTVEHGDQFRFDLAEPLLLHSRKWTRKIRVSCLQREASSGQITEIHPQYVIPEDYEGWFQVINSPSEKSTPDTTLESVVESEANQFLSARSLSCLSLVAIGNESPRIVRRHVKSGEIFTVRGLFEGKRKQSAQIKTKYDEIRNDGRTRSSDKILICADEKDESVLIDVTQGGCFYRIFESEENGSGLLKTEDLIDKKDQFPLLIRHTFGELPIIASTYSSVMKCVRVIEEQSVLAATLNCTATLLELQCKSPIRFKICLNDAILKNSENCMEALHICENEGDDFLSGIKIAFTIQKQYSELSEQARGKPKLTHKISNSTSEERTATSNDSEDMVSMYDSFSDYGEEDANSEFSFAWTPEPLIKNRNNVKEDKSKASKDEKKLTAPKFFNSSLNSPMSSKESKLNAWNEQPDVV